One window from the genome of Cryptomeria japonica chromosome 6, Sugi_1.0, whole genome shotgun sequence encodes:
- the LOC131052823 gene encoding cytochrome P450 750A1-like, producing MELLTVKRNDSFRFVREEEVSAMIGSIWQESGQGAQCVDVKKRLSSLTQNIVCTMFASRTYSDNDLNGGHSFKQMVEEMFVLAGAFCVGDFIPSLQLLDFQGFRHRMQAVHKLLDGFAEKVIDEHIHRRLENGKPNEEDRVKDMLDVMLSMAETNDQTISRVDIKAMIMDMLNAGTETSVTLVKWAMSELLKNPATPARVQQEMESVVGRDRRVKESDVMSFEFLRCVVKETLRLHPPAPLLLNESMESSGAGGYFIPPKTRVFVNVWAIGRDENVWKDAHQFKPERFMGCNKDVRGQDFDLLPFGAGRRGCPGISMGLSVSELALAQLIHCFDWSVEGEVDMEEEFGLTFPRKNPLFACPKWRLTTEYPS from the exons ATGGAGCTGCTCACAGTGAAGAGAAACGATTCCTTCAGATTTGTGAGAGAGGAAGAAGTGTCTGCCATGATCGGGTCCATCTGGCAGGAAAGCGGGCAAGGAGCACAGTGTGTGGATGTGAAGAAGAGACTCTCCTCCCTTACTCAAAATATTGTCTGTACAATGTTTGCCAGCAGGACGTACTCCGACAACGACTTGAATGGAGGACATAGCTTCAAACAAATGGTTGAAGAAATGTTTGTTCTAGCCGGTGCATTTTGCGTTGGTGATTTCATTCCTTCTCTCCAATTGCTCGACTTCCAAGGATTCCGTCATCGCATGCAGGCTGTTCACAAACTATTGGACGGATTTGCTGAGAAAGTAATAGACGAGCACATTCATCGTAGATTGGAAAACGGAAAACCGAACGAAGAAGATCGTGTTAAAGACATGCTGGACGTGATGCTCAGCATGGCCGAAACGAATGACCAGACAATCTCAAGGGTCGACATCAAAGCCATGATCATG GACATGTTAAACGCGGGAACGGAAACATCGGTGACATTGGTAAAGTGGGCGATGAGTGAATTGCTGAAGAATCCTGCAACGCCGGCACGAGTGCAGCAGGAGATGGAATCAGTAGTGGGCAGAGACCGCCGAGTAAAGGAGAGTGACGTCATGAGCTTCGAGTTCTTGCGATGCGTTGTGAAGGAAACTCTTCGACTTCATCCGCCAGCTCCTCTGCTATTGAACGAGTCGATGGAAAGCTCCGGCGCTGGAGGATATTTCATTCCTCCAAAGACGAGGGTGTTTGTGAATGTGTGGGCGATTGGAAGGGATGAAAACGTTTGGAAAGATGCTCATCAGTTTAAGCCCGAGAGGTTCATGGGGTGTAATAAGGATGTGAGAGGTCAGGACTTCGATTTGTTGCCCTTCGGAGCAGGCAGAAGAGGATGCCCTGGGATTTCCATGGGTCTTTCCGTTAGTGAGTTAGCACTCGCTCAgttgattcattgctttgattggAGTGTGGAGGGCGAGGTAGATATGGAGGAAGAGTTTGGATTAACCTTTCCCAGAAAAAATCCGCTGTTTGCCTGCCCTAAATGGAGGCTGACTACTGAATATCCTAGTTAA